The genomic DNA GAGCCGATTTGCGAGGAGCTAATTTGCGAAATGCTGATTTGACAGGGGCTAATTTAACGGGAGCAAATCTAGGAGGAGTAGATTTAACCTCTGCAAAACTCAAAGGGGCAACGATGCCGGATGGAACGGTTGTAGAATAACATTGCTGAAGTTGATACCAATTCCTAATCGCGGCGATGCACTAATTTTTTGCGGTAGGGGCATAGCACTGCTCATTAGCGTCAACTTAAGCTTAAACCTGCTCACCTAGCCCGCCTTGGGTTCAAACCCAAGGCTAATAGCTCAAGTCCTCATTTATAGGACTGGGAAATTCAAATGTATCCAACCCGTTTCAACGGGTTTCAGCTATCAGCCAGGAACTTGAGTTCCTGGCGGGCTAAGTGTTTCACCTTAAGTTGACACCCATGAGCACTGCTATGCCCTCTTGAGATAATCGTGCAAAATCAATGAGAATTGGTATTAGATGGTGCGTTACGCTTGGCTAACGACACCCTACAGGTAAAAACTGTTTCTTTAACGCCGCCGCCACCACATCAAAGCTGCGATCGCGAGACTCAGAAGCGGTACGATGACGATTGCCAGCCAGCCTAACACGCTCGCTTGCCCTAAAGTTAAGTTGAGACGGCGATTTTTGGGCTGTTTGGGACTAATCGATAGCGTTGATTTATCGTTCTTTGCTAGCCATTCCACAGAGTTTAGGAAGACATCGCGGTTAATCTGTTGATCGAACCACCCATTTGAGGCAAAGGTTGAGTTTCCTAGCACCACCAAGCGCGATTCTTTGTTGTCTTTTGCTTTCGCTGGAGATTCTTTCGGAGATTCACCGGCTTTGGGTGTTTCTCCGGGGGAGGGCGAGGGTGAGGGCGATGTTCCCGGCGTTGGGCTTTCTCCGGGGGAGGGCGAAGGAGTTGGCGATGTTCCCGGCGTTGGGCTTTCTCCGGGGGAGGGCGAAGGAGTTGGCGATGTTCCCGGCGTTGGGCTTTCTCCGGGGGAGGGCGAGGGCGATGCGGCGGGGTTAGCGTTTTTACTCTCCTCGGTTTTGCCTTCAGTTCCCGTTGCGGGTGCTTCTCGCTTAGTGAGGGCGATTCCTAATGTTAAAGGCCCTTGTAGGTCATTGTTGGGATCGAAGGAAAGGTTTTCGGAATCGAGGTTTGTTTCCGCCCAACTTTTTTCGCTGGTTTCAATGAGGGGAAAGGCTTGAATTTCTTTCTTGGATTCGGTTTCAATGGAGCGAGCGAGGGGATAAACGGAGATGCTGTTGCCGAAGGCAGAGGTAATGGGGTGAACGCCGTATTGAGTCACGAGCGGCGTAGCAGGGCCGAGGTTAAGGATGCTGCCGCTACCGGAAGCGTCGATAACGAGGCGTTCGTCCAGTTTTACGCCCCATTCATTGAGAATTGGTTCTAAATTGGGGTTATTTTTGGGATCGATCGCGATTAGCAAACTGCCGCCGCGATCGAGATAGTCTTTAAGGGCGGTGACTTCTCCTTCAAAGAGGGCGCGTTTGGGGCCGAAAATCGCGATCGCATCGGCATCGGGGGGGACTTGGGATTGTTGCGCGAGACTCAATGCTTTGACATCATATCCCTTTTGTGATAGTGAAGAGACGGCTTGGGAAATACTGCCTTCTTCCGTACCATCTGCGAGAGACCATTCACCGTGTCCTTGAAGGAAGTAAACGACGGGTTTTTTGTCGCGCAGAATTTTTTCAATGCCGTTAGTGAGGGGAATTTCGGCGATTTGTTCTTCTTCGTTGCGGAAAGATTGAACTTGTTGCTTGCGATCGCCATACTGTAAATAAACGGCCTTGGGCGATTTTAGCCCGAATTCCTGGGCGAGTCCGACTTTAATTTGCGGATCGACAAATTCGTATTGAAAGTTTGCGCCTTGGCGGGCATAATTTTCGAGCAGTTGGCGATCGCTAAAATCTTCTTTAGGATCGAAAACGATAACTTTTAGGGGTTTAGGCAGATTGGCGACGATTTCTCGCGACTGCGGCGAGAGGGTAAACAAGCCCGTTTCGGTAAAGTCGGCGCGCGTCGAATAGCGAACGGCGAGAAAATTCACAAGTCCGAGAATCGCAATAAAACTCAGCGTTGCGATAATAGCATTTGTTCCTTCCCGAGCCGAACGCTGGCGCAAGAAACCATTAGGGCTGCTTCCCCAGAGTATCAGTCCCGCGATCGCAACTGCTAATCCGCTTAAAGCCAGCGCGATCGAAGTTGGCGATGGTTTGCCAGAAACCGCCCCAGAAACTAACCCGGCAACTCCTAAAAAGATGCCAAAGAGGACGACATATTTCCCGTATCTCTGGGACGCGCTGGGGATCGTTTTCATTAGTGAATCAGTGAATCAGTGAATCGTGAATAGTTAATAGTTAATCGCGAGGGGTAAAGAGTTTAGCTAAGACGCATCTAAATTGAGTACCTTCTCTCGCCCTCTCCCCTGCCTGCGTCTAATTGCGCGAGAATCGTAAAGATTCAATCGATTGAGCGGTTAAAAATATCCCCAGAACAATATAACTGCACAGTAAAACCAAACTGCTAGTATCTACAATTCCCTGAACCAAGTTATTGTAATGTTTGAGTAAGGAAAGATGGCTGAGGATTTCGCGAAAGGGGCTGACGGTGCGATCCGCGATCGCATCAATAATCCACAGCCCTAACGCGAGCGAAAACGTTAAAACCGCCGAGAGAATCAAACTATCAGTTAGTGAGGAAATAAACATTCCCAAGGAAAGAATTGCCGCTGCCAATAAAACTAATCCTAGCAGCGCCAACAAAGGAACAGCGGGCGGAACGGGTGGATTGGCACTGCTAAACGCGATCGCCTGGTAAATGAGGAAAGGCAAAATCGTAAACATAAAAAAGGTCAGAACGGCTAACAGTTTACCCACTGCAACCGACCAATTCGTTAGCGGTGAGGTTGCTAACAGTTCCAACGTTCCACGCTTGCGTTCTTCCGCATAAAGACTCATTGAGAATACTGGCAAAACAAATAAAACTAGAAGCCCCATTACGCTAAAAAATTGCAGAATAAATTCATAAGCTGCGTCGATGGGAGGAATTGGAATTCCTAATTGTTCGCTTTGGACAATATTTTGAATAACGGACATTAAAATCGTAAAGAACATAAAGCCCGATAGCGCCCAGAAAACAGCGGTAACAACATAAGCAAAGGGAGAGAAAAAGTAACCTTGCAGTTCTTTTCTGAAGATAGCAATGATATTAGCAATAACAGTCATAAAATAATTAAGAATGGATAATTTATAATTAATTCTTAGCTCGTGATTCGTATTCCTCCCTCATTATTAATTATTCATTATTCATCATTCCTCCCTCATTATTAATTATTCATCATTCATTATTCATTAGAAGATGTTCCGATTTCCCCATCGAGATCGAGATCGCCTTTGTCAATTTTTTCATCAACTGCGGTAGAAGCGGCGGGGACAGCAACAACCTCTTCCTCTTCGTCGTTATCATCCTCGAGGTTCGCTTCGAGTGCTTCGCGCGTTGTCAGTTTCAAGAATACATCTTCGAGGGTGGGGCGAGTGCGCCGCAGTTCGTACAATCCCAAACCTGCTGTGACGATGGATGCTGCGATCGCGCGCCCGGGTTCGGAACCCGCACTCGTGGCGATGCGGACGCGAGAACGCACCGGAGAGCGAAACAGAGAGGGTTCGGCAGGGACTTCGACGGAGGGCAACACTTCCACCGATAGCACGCCAGGAATTGCTTGCAACAGCGGGCGCAAGCCTTCGATATTGCCTTCAACTTCGAGATTGTAGCCAGAACTTTCCGAGAGTTGCGCCATTAAGTTATCGGGGGTGTTGGTTGCGATCGCTTTCCCTTGGTTGATAATGGTGACGCGATCGCAAGTCATGCTGACTTCCGGCAAAATGTGAGTCGAAAGAATAATTGTATGGTCGCCCGCAAGACTTTTAATTAAATTGCGCACTTCAATAATTTGGCGGGGATCGAGACCGACGGTAGGTTCGTCTAAAATAATCGCAGGGGGATTGTGAACGATCGCTTGAGCAATCCCGACGCGCTGGCGAAACCCTTTCGACAGCTTGCGAATGAGAACGCGCCGCTTCTCCTTAAGGTTACAGCGATCGATCGCCGTATTCACCCGCATCGCGCGATCGCCCGCCGATACGCCCTTAATACGTGCCACAAACAATAAATAGCTTTGCACTGTCATATCCAAGTACAGCGGCGGACTTTCCGGAAGATAGCCAATCGAACGCCGAACCGCCATTGACTGTTCGTGAACATCGAACCCCGCAATTCTCGCCGTCCCTTTCGTCGCCGGGAGATACCCCGACAAAATTCGCATCGTCGTCGTTTTGCCCGCCCCATTCGGCCCCAATAGTCCCAAAATTTCGCCCTTTTCTACTGAAAAAGTAACATCATCAAGGGCGATGTTATTCCCGTAAACTTTACTGAGGTGTTCGATTTCGATCATGAGTCTGGAGGAATGATGAATGATGAATTATGAGTTATGAGTTATGAATGATGAATGGGGGAATGACGAGTTATGAACGCTGAATGATGGAGGCTGAGGGCTGAATTACGAATTACGAATTACAAATTACGAATTACTATAATGCTCTACATTAATCCCACAACAGGGAATGATAATGCAGTTGGGAGCCAAACTGCACCCCTTAAAAGCTTAACGGCTGCTCTCAAACGCGCTACACCGGGGACGACAATTCAGCTAGCGTCGGGGACGTATGGCAACACCGAAGTGTTTCCCCTGTCTGTTCCTGCTAACGTCACCGTGCTGGGCGATGAAAGCACGAAAGGTAAAGGCATCTCCATTGTCGGTAGCGGCGTTTATCCCAGTGCTACATTCGGCGGGCAGAATGTCACGCTGCTGCTGGATAGCTTGGCGCAACTGCGAGGGGTGACAGTGACAAATCCCGCGAGCAAGGGAACGGGCATTTGGATCGAATCGACTGCGCCAACGGTAGCCAATTGTACCTTGAGTCAGTGTCAGCGAGATGGCATTTTTGTGACGGGGAATGGCAAGCCAAAGATTTTCGATTGTGCGTTTGTCCGCAATGCTTATAGCGGCGTGTTTTTTGGGCGCAATGGTAAGGGAGAGGTACGGCGCAATCGCTTTTCGCAGACGGGGTATGCAATTGTGGGGAGTGACGATAGCGCGCCGCTGCTGTCGGACAATCAACTGCTGGAAAATCGCATTGGTGTAATGCTATCGCGACAGTCAAAACCCGTGCTGCGGCGGAATTTGTTCTCGAAAAATGCGGATGCGGGATTGTCGGTACAGGAGCGATCGCGGCCGAATTTAGGAAATAGCCAGGATCCGGCGGGAAATGTGTTTGAAGGCGATCGCGCGATCGACAATCAAACTGGATTAGCGATCGCTTCAGTGGGAAATCAACTCAATCCGGCGGCGGTACGAGGTAACGTGGAATTTGTCGCCGCGATTGTTCCCGAAACTCCGAGCGGGCCGACGCGCTTTGCGGATATCGATCGCCATTGGGCGGAAGCGTTTATCGATAGTCTGGTGCAGCGGGGCTTAATGAGTGGGTTTCCCGACGGGACGTTTAAGCCGGAAGCGAGTTTGACGCGGGCGGAATATGCAGCGGCGATCGCGAAAATTTTCGATCTGCCCCGCCAACTCGGACGAACGAATCAATTTTGGGATGTTCCGGCAAATTTTTGGGCAACCGCAGCGATTCAAAAAGCGGCAGATATGGGCTTTATTTCCGGTTTTGCCGATGGTTCCTTCCGCGCCCAACAAAATCTCACCCGTACTGAAGCCCTCGTCTCCATCGTCAGCGGTTTGGGGCTGAGTGGTGGCAATCCCGACGTACTGTTACTGTACCGCGATCGCGCCCAAATTCCCCCCTACGCCACCGCCGCGATCGCCACCGCAACACAAAAACGTCTCGTTGTCAATTCCCCCGACCCCAAACAACTCAACCCCCTGCGCGACATCACCCGCGCCGAAATTGCCGCCCTCCTCTATCAAGCCCTCGTCGCCACCGCCGTCGCCGACTTCCTCCCCTCCCCCTACATCGTCAATCCCGACGCAGCCGTTGCCAACTTCACCGACACCCCAAATCATTGGGCAGCAGACTTCATCCATCGCCTCAGCAGTCTCGAACTCATCAGCGGTTTCAGCAATGGCAGTTTCAAGCCCGATGCCCCCCTCAACCGCGCCGAATATGCCGCCTTCCTCGTCCGCATCTTCAACCCCTCGCCAGTGCGCCCCGCCGTCCAATTTCGCGACATTCCGCCCAAATTCTGGGGCTTAAACGCCATCCAACAAGCCTACCGCGCCGGATTCCTCTCCGGCTTCCCCGATGGCACTTTTCACCCCGAACAAACCCTGCGTCGCGTTCACCTCATCGTCTCCCTCGCGAGTGGTTTAGCCCTCCCCGCCGCCGACGAATCCTATCTCAACGCTTACGAAGATAGAGCTAGCATACCCGCTTATGCCCGTTCTGCTGTCGCCGCCGCCACCAAAGCCGAAATCGTCGTTTTGTATCCCAAAGCCAGGGATTTAGATAGAGAAGTGACGCGGGCCGAAGCTGCGGCGATGATGGATTGCGCTCTAGTTTATCGCAAGCGAGTGGGCGCGATCGCATCGCCTTACATTGTTCGGAAATCTTAAACTATAGGCTTGAAAGAGGCGACCCCACCCTACAGTGATACAGTTTCAGGTGAAAATATAAGGAGTATCTCCTACCTAATGCAGAGAAAATAATCTACTCAAATAAAATTAAAGCTTGTAGCATATTAGTAGAAGCACATAATCCTTTTAGGAGTATTACGATGTCAGATACTTCAGTGGTTTTACTTGACAATGCTACAATCTCTAGTGCTTTTCGCTCTCTTGGCTTTGCACCATGTCCTAATAAATCTGTTTTCGATTTAGATATTGCAAACCTTTCAACGCTCGTTGATGCAGTCTTGCTGGCAGATCGAGTTGTTGTCCCTGCTACTTATTTGCCTAAATATCAGCAGGAACGAATAAATTTATTGTCATCTGCGGGTGTTGAGTCTCTTAAACTGGCAGAAGAATCTAATCAAGAACTAGAGCAAGTTTCTAGAACTTACTTTTCAAGATGGACAATGGACTATTACGAGGGTAGTAGCGGTATATCCCAAGAAATTCTAAGGCTTGCCGATATTTACATTAAGTTTGTCTGGAACTACCGTTCATCTGAATATTGGCTTGTATTGCGCGCGTTGCAACAACAGAGCAATACTCCTGAAGCTAATAAATATGCTCAAATTGAGGGATTACTAACTGAAGATAATCCAGGAATATGGCAGTCTTTGGAACTTTTGAATAGTGCCAATATTTTTAGCACTAATGGGACACCTGTGACAGAATCTAACCTCCGCAAACCCTATGTCCTACGCCCTGGGGTAAAAAAACTGCTCGCTGCCTTGTCTTGGAATATTTTAAGAGCTACCTACTATAGAATTCTTGCCGCTAAAATAAATGCAGCTTACCTTCCTCATTCATTGCGAGCTATTGGAGCTACATTAGATGCGATATCAGCAAATGACAAGATTGTGAGTTCTTCAACCTTGAGTCAGTATCATATAGGTCAATCGAAAACAACCATAACTGAATCTCTAGAAAAAATCATGAAAGCTACAGGGGAAGAACTTGCCTCTGTTGGTGCAGTCAGAGGCTCTATTTGCAACTCAATTCCTCCATTACTAGGTTATGTTTTAAACAAAGCTACTTCAAAAGAAAATTTTTTAGAACAGTTATTTTGTCTCAGAACATTATCATCTTTACAAGATTTGCGAAATCAGCTTCGAGAATTTGAAGCTAATGCTAAGTCAGGAAATATTGCTGGTATTCGTAAATGGAAAAATGAGGTAGAGCGCACTTCTTCAAGCGTGATGAGAGAGATGGGATTAGTAGATACTCATTTTACTCTAAACCCTCTAACGATTCTGACTGGAGGAGCTATTTCTCTCAATATACAAGGTCTTTCAGTCCCAAAATGGTTATATAGAACTGTAGCCTTACCAAACAACTGGAAGCTTTGGTATAGGGAGGTAGCAATTAATTTACAGAATGTAGCTAGATTAGGAGACTCATACGAGAAAATTCAGTCTTGGGCTTCCTTTAAAGAGGAGGCACAACCCAATTACTGGTATGCAAAACAGGATTATCCTCAGAAATATACTCGTTTACTTGATGACGGAATTCAGCAGAGTTGACTTTATTTTAGAAAGTAGGGTGCTTTGAATAAACCTAGTTTTTGCACTTTATCTTTTTCATGTCACTATAAATTACTCCTTTAACGCTCTGCGGATTTTTATGTGAGCAGGTTCGATTGCTACTTCGGTGAAGTTAAAATATCGCTTTTATCTACAGTTAAAAGCGATAAAAGTTCCAATTTTTTCACTAAACATTGACTATTGTAAGTACCCAAAAACTAGCCGCGATCGCGCCGATCGCGAGATGCTGGGGTAGCATCCAGAGGAACTGCTGACGGGCAATTTTCTGCGTTACAAAAATCGAGCAGAGAACGCCAAAAATTAAAGTGCTGCCTTGTAAAAAGGCAATGACGGCGGGATGAGCGACAAGGACGGGCAACTGTGCGCCATTTAGCCCAAAAGTTGCTAAAGCCACAGGGAGAATTTTGCCGCTTTCTCCTAACCATAACGGGAAATAATGGGATAGATTTCCGGCGAGGATGAGGGGAAGGTAGCCGTAAGCGAGTTTGATAAAAGAAGGCAGTTGATCGCGCTGGGTTATCTTTGTGGATAATTTAAGGATCGCTTGGGCAAGAAGAGGAATGAGGGCGGGCAAACTGATTGCTGCAATCGCTAAAAGAGAATGGGGTAAAAAGCGATCGAGGTCTAAATTTAAACCGAGAAAATGTTGGACTTCGGGGAGGTGATGCAGGAAAACGACGTTGAGGAGTAGTAACAATAAGGCGACTTCATAACTTCGAGGAATGTGAGTCGTCCAAAGTTCGATTCCGGGCGGACGCAAGTTAAATTCAACCGAACGATGGGGGCAAGCTTTGAGACAAGTCATGCACAGTACGCAGTCGCGATTGTCTTCGAGTTGGGCGGGATGAGAGTAAAGAGGACAGCCGTCGGTTTCCATTCCTTCTCCTTTTTGCGGGCCGCCTTTATAGCATTGATAGGTGGTGCATTCTGCCGAACAAATTCCCTGTTGCGCTCTTAATTCTGTCATGGAAAGTTTGGCGAACATTCCATTCATTCCGCCAATCGGACAGAGATATCGACACCATAAACGCCGCTCGAAGATGGCGCTACAAATCATTGCGCCAGCGGTAATTAAGAGCAGTAACCAAGCGGAAAGATAAGCGGTATTTTCTAGGTTCCAGAGTTCTTCCCAAAGGAGAATGAGGGCAAAGAGGGCGAAGAGAAACCAACCGCCCCAGCGTTCTGCTCGTTCGCGGGGCCAACGTTTGAGCTTGTGTGGAAATAGCCATAGCGAGAGTTTTTGGGTGACTTCGCCGTAAATCATGAAGGGACAAACGGCGCACCAAACGCGCCCGAGTAAGGGGAAAAAAAGGAGAACTAAAGGCCACCACCAAGCCCAAAAAAGGTTAAGGGCAAAGTTGCGATCGCGCGTTTGCGGACCGAGGAATAAAATGGCTACAATCAGCGGAAATGCCCATAAAGTCAAACCGTAGTTAATCCAGTCCGGCCACCAAGGACTGCGTAAAAACTGCCGGAGTTTAGGATATTCTTCGAGCAAGTTGAGGCGAAATCTGTGTTTTTTCCCTTGAGACGGCCAAATAATTTCTTCGGTAATTTCATTGCCCGATTCGAGTTGAACGACAGCCCGTTGCACAAGATTTTCCAACTCGCGCAGGTTGTTGGGAAAATCATAAGTTTGCAACCGTCGTAGGGCTTCCGGACTTAAGTGAGGCTTGGCAATGCGTTTGGTACGCGCAGCAATGCTGAGATAGTAATTTACCCAATCCCCAATATCGGCTTTGCGCGTCCGCAGGGGAGGAACGGGGATATTATGGGCGACGAGGTTATCGATTTTCGGGATGGCTTGCTCGGAAACCAAGATAATGCGCGCTTCGCAGGTTTTGGAACCAACGTCTGTTTCTTCATTGCGCGAGACGGGCTGGTAGGTTCCCGTTTCGAGTAAATGCGCGATCGCGGGCCGCAATTCTGGCGACAATTCTTGAATATTATTGAGAACGAGCGTTCCTTTCCCCAAAGTCTCTAGCAGTCCGGGTTTGCCGCCCGCCCGCCCGAACAAGTCCGCGCCGTTGGCTTGCAGCGTACCGGAATTGAGCTTAATAATAGCTTGACGGCGATCGCGCGAACCGTAATGAATCAAAGCGGCAATATTATCTTTCTCTAATCCGGGTTCGCCGAAGACTAAAACCGATTTTCTATCGCCGGAAGCTTCTTCAATTTGTTTGCGCAGGCGTGTTGCGTAGCGACTTTTTCCTACGATTCCGCGTCGAGCTTTAGTTACGAGGTAAGGACGCAAAATCGTTTGACGTTCTTGTTCGTTCGCTAGTTCTGAAGTCAGTTGGGCGACTTCTTCGGCTAAGTTTTGAGCGACCATTTGCCCGATACTGGGATATTGTCCGAGCAGGGTTTGGAAGTTTTGGGCGCTCAAAAACCACAGTCGGCATTCGTCCTGACAGATAACAGTATGTTGGGCGGGTTTCTGTAATAGAAGCGCCTGTAAGTTAAGAGCGCAACCGGGTAGCAAACTAACCGAGCGGGCAATTTCTGGGTTATTAGGCAGTTTATCGCTTTCTGCTTTACCGCTGGCTAAAATGTACAGTCCGTCGGCGGGTTCGCCTTCGCGTAAAATCGCTTGTTCGGGACTAAAGGTACGTTCTTCAAGCGATCGCGCGATCGCTTCGAGGACTTCTGGGGCAAGTATACTCAGAGCAGTGCGTTCTTGTAACCAAACAACCAAATCTTGAGGAGTCATCTATGAATTATGAATTATGAATTATGAGTGATGAATGGGGAATTGCGAATTACGAATTACGAATTGCGAATTACGAATTACGAATTACGAATTACGAATTACGAATTACGAATTACGAATTGCGAATTACGAATTACGAATTACAAAAACCCCTAACTTCTCAATGTCGCACCAAATTGCTCTTCGAGCGCTTGGCGGACTTTTTGGTGGGCGGGTTCGATTTCGGCTTCGGTGAGGTTGCGATCGCGCGATCGATAGGCCAAGCTAAACGCTAAGCTCCGTTCTCCTGCCGGAACGTTTTCCCCTTCGTAAACATCAAACAGTTCCACCGCATCCAATAACTCGCCGCCTGCTTTCTGCATCGTTGCTTCGAGTTGAGCCACAGCAATATTTTTCGCGGCGAAGAACGCTAAATCGCGTTTGACGGCCGGATAGGTGGAATACGTCTGGAAGCGCGGCGGGGTAATGTTACCGCCCCCCATCACCTCGAGCAGTACCGCCGCTGAGAGTTCAAAGGCATACACCGCTTCGGGAAAATCGCGATCGCGTCGCAGTTGAGGATGCAGTTGTCCGAAGAATCCCAAACGTTTCCCGCCAACAGAGAGTACCGCCGTGCGTCCGGGGTGACAGCGTGCGTCGCTGCTATCGGGTTGATAGTCCGCGACGACTCCCAACCTTTCCAATACGCTATCGAGTAAACCTTTGGCTTCGTACCACGTCATCGGCGAACCTTTACCGCCAGAAACCCATTGACCTTGGGGGTTGAGGTCGCCGCCAAAAATGCCCGCGATCGCGTCGTATTCGCTTGCTATGCCCTCCAAATTGCGGAAAACGCGACCCACCTCAAACGCATTGAGAGCGCCGTTTCCGCGCGCTAAATTGTACTCAAAAGCATCGAGCAGTCCCGGCAATAATTCCGTCCGCAAGGCTGAATATTCGCTCAATAATGGGTTTGCGATCGCGATTTCGGCAGCTTCCGGTTTCACTAAGGAATAATGCACCACCTCCGTCAAACCCACGGCGCGGAAGGCTTCGCGGATTTGTGCCATTGCTTTGCGCTGCGGGGGCAGAATTCCGGCTTCGGTTTTCGCGGGTAAGGTATCGGCAAAGCGATCGTAACCGTAAAGGCGCGCCACTTCTTCAATTAAATCGATCTCCCGCTCTAAATCGCGGTAGCGGTAGGGCGGTACTTTCACCGTCCAGAGCGTTTCTTCGCCCGCCTGCCGTTCCAATTCGCAGCCCAAAGCCGTCAGAATTTGTTCCACTTCTTCGGCTTGTAAATCGTCGAGTCCTTCCTCCCGGCGAACCTGTCCGAGGATGTGACGGACGCGGGAAAGGCGCAATGAGAGCGATCGCGTCCAATCTTCCCGATTCGGGCGCGCGTCGGCAATGGCGCGGGCGGTAGGATTTCCGCCTGCGAGTTCGACGAATAACGCGATCGCGCGGCGAGCGGCAAATTCTAACTCAGCTTGGTTCACGCCGCGTTCGTAACGGGTGGAAGATTCCGAGCGCAACCCGACTGCGCGCGAGGAACGGCGGATTGCAACCGGATCGAACAGCGCTGCTTCCAAAACAATATCCTGCGTTCCTTCGTCTACTTCGGTTTCTTCGCCCCCCATCACGCCTGCTAAAGCAACGGGTTTATCGTTGGCGACAATTACCAAGTTTTGTTCGACGAGTTCCCGCGTTTGCCCGTCTAGGGTTTTCAGGGTTTCGCCCGCACCGGCGAAGCGCGTGCCGAGGACGATATTCTCGCTGCCCGCCACCGCTTGTAACTTGGCGCGATCGAAGGCATGGAGCGGCTGTCCCCATTCCAGCAGAATATAGTTGGTAATATCGACCACATTATTAATCGGTCGAACTCCGGCGGCTTGTAAGCGCTGTTGCAGCCAAACCGGAGACGGGGCAATTTTTACGCCTTCCACTACTGTCCCAATATATGCCGGACAAGCTTGCGCGTCGGCAACTTCAATCTTTAGCGTCGGTTCGGCGGGAATGTCGAGTTCCACTGCTTCTGGCAATCGCAGCGCTACTCCCGTCAAGGCTGCCACTTCTCGCGCTACCCCCACCAAACTTAACGCATCTGCACGATTTGCCGTCGATGTCAAGTCTAAAATAATATCGTCGAGACCGAGGAGGGGGCGAACGTCTTGACCGGGGGTCAGATTTTCTTCTGCAAAGATATAAATGCCTTCCGATTCCTTCGCCAATCCTAACTCTGCTAGCGAACAGATCATCCCTTCCGATTTCACGCCGCGCAACTTGCTGGTTTTGATTTTTAGATCGACGGCGGGGAGATAGGTTTTTGGGGGTGCGACAGCGACAAAGATATCGGCTTTAACGTTTTTTGCGCCGCAAACGATCGTCGAAACCGCTTCTTTACCCAGATCGACTTGAGTGACGCTCAGTTTATCCGCATCGGGATGGCGCTGGCAATCTACAACTTTGCCCACCACTACGCCATCAGCCAACTGGCGGCGATCTTCAATATTTTCGACCTCAAATCCCGCGACTGTCAATGTTTCAGCTAGCTTTTCAGCGCTTAGCGTCACATCGACCAGTTCTCGCAGCCAGTTTAATGAAATTAGCATTTGCTCGTCCGCTTTAAAATCCTCTCAATCGCTAAAATATTCTACCGCTTTTGTTGGAAGTCCCAGCGAGAGGGAGGTGAGATTGAGTCGATAAGATTGAGGGCTGGCGAAAGTATTGATTAACTTGCGGATATTTCAGTATTTTTGCGCGATCGTCACTTTTTTGCCGTCTCTCGGGCATAATAGAAGCTAGGAACGCGGGAGCTTTGCCGCAAGCAAAGGATAATTTCTTTCCTCTTTCGAGAGGGAATAAAGATTTTTCGATTTTTGACCGAATTACGTTCGTCTTTTTG from Oscillatoria sp. FACHB-1406 includes the following:
- a CDS encoding cyclic nucleotide-binding domain-containing protein; its protein translation is MTPQDLVVWLQERTALSILAPEVLEAIARSLEERTFSPEQAILREGEPADGLYILASGKAESDKLPNNPEIARSVSLLPGCALNLQALLLQKPAQHTVICQDECRLWFLSAQNFQTLLGQYPSIGQMVAQNLAEEVAQLTSELANEQERQTILRPYLVTKARRGIVGKSRYATRLRKQIEEASGDRKSVLVFGEPGLEKDNIAALIHYGSRDRRQAIIKLNSGTLQANGADLFGRAGGKPGLLETLGKGTLVLNNIQELSPELRPAIAHLLETGTYQPVSRNEETDVGSKTCEARIILVSEQAIPKIDNLVAHNIPVPPLRTRKADIGDWVNYYLSIAARTKRIAKPHLSPEALRRLQTYDFPNNLRELENLVQRAVVQLESGNEITEEIIWPSQGKKHRFRLNLLEEYPKLRQFLRSPWWPDWINYGLTLWAFPLIVAILFLGPQTRDRNFALNLFWAWWWPLVLLFFPLLGRVWCAVCPFMIYGEVTQKLSLWLFPHKLKRWPRERAERWGGWFLFALFALILLWEELWNLENTAYLSAWLLLLITAGAMICSAIFERRLWCRYLCPIGGMNGMFAKLSMTELRAQQGICSAECTTYQCYKGGPQKGEGMETDGCPLYSHPAQLEDNRDCVLCMTCLKACPHRSVEFNLRPPGIELWTTHIPRSYEVALLLLLLNVVFLHHLPEVQHFLGLNLDLDRFLPHSLLAIAAISLPALIPLLAQAILKLSTKITQRDQLPSFIKLAYGYLPLILAGNLSHYFPLWLGESGKILPVALATFGLNGAQLPVLVAHPAVIAFLQGSTLIFGVLCSIFVTQKIARQQFLWMLPQHLAIGAIAASFWVLTIVNV
- the pheT gene encoding phenylalanine--tRNA ligase subunit beta, with the translated sequence MLISLNWLRELVDVTLSAEKLAETLTVAGFEVENIEDRRQLADGVVVGKVVDCQRHPDADKLSVTQVDLGKEAVSTIVCGAKNVKADIFVAVAPPKTYLPAVDLKIKTSKLRGVKSEGMICSLAELGLAKESEGIYIFAEENLTPGQDVRPLLGLDDIILDLTSTANRADALSLVGVAREVAALTGVALRLPEAVELDIPAEPTLKIEVADAQACPAYIGTVVEGVKIAPSPVWLQQRLQAAGVRPINNVVDITNYILLEWGQPLHAFDRAKLQAVAGSENIVLGTRFAGAGETLKTLDGQTRELVEQNLVIVANDKPVALAGVMGGEETEVDEGTQDIVLEAALFDPVAIRRSSRAVGLRSESSTRYERGVNQAELEFAARRAIALFVELAGGNPTARAIADARPNREDWTRSLSLRLSRVRHILGQVRREEGLDDLQAEEVEQILTALGCELERQAGEETLWTVKVPPYRYRDLEREIDLIEEVARLYGYDRFADTLPAKTEAGILPPQRKAMAQIREAFRAVGLTEVVHYSLVKPEAAEIAIANPLLSEYSALRTELLPGLLDAFEYNLARGNGALNAFEVGRVFRNLEGIASEYDAIAGIFGGDLNPQGQWVSGGKGSPMTWYEAKGLLDSVLERLGVVADYQPDSSDARCHPGRTAVLSVGGKRLGFFGQLHPQLRRDRDFPEAVYAFELSAAVLLEVMGGGNITPPRFQTYSTYPAVKRDLAFFAAKNIAVAQLEATMQKAGGELLDAVELFDVYEGENVPAGERSLAFSLAYRSRDRNLTEAEIEPAHQKVRQALEEQFGATLRS